In the Sphingobacterium sp. PCS056 genome, GTAAGCGCATAATGATCTCCAGCATCCGCAAGATCAATCCATTTGACAACCATATTTTCGGCGATGTTGCGATATTTTTTAGCGGTCTCAATTTCTCCTAATACTTCAGCCATTTGTGCGTAACAGGCAATACCTACGATAGCTTTTACTGAAAGGTTAGCATTGCGAGCAAGATGCCCAGCAAAGTCATCTGTACATAATTGGGTTTTGGGATCAAATCCTTCCTGAACAAGATAATTAACCCAAGTGGTAAGAGTTTTCCAATGTTTTTTAGCATAACGACCATCTTGTTGCACTTTAGTAATAGCCGCTGTCAAAATAATCATATTGCCAGATTCTTCTACTGGCATGGGCTCTCCATAAGTTTGACCATTGGCCAAAGGATAGGTCCCTAAATCATGTGCCGCCCAAGGATGTGGATACAAACCACTTTCACTGAAGTAAAAAATCCCATTCAACATGCCTTTCAATAATTCGGGATTATAGATTAAATAAAGCGGAGCTGATGGATAAGTGACATCCACGGTATTAATGAAACCACCGCTATTGTTTTCTTTTGAAAGCCATAAAAGTTCATTTGCCGGACTTTTAACCAATGTATGAGCTGCGATACTTTGACGATAAGCTAGGATACTAAGATGTGCATAGGCCTTTCCCCCAGATTTAATGGCATCTGTATAAACTTGTTTGTCAAATGCAGCACATTTGTCCATCACAGATTGATAATCTAACGCAGCTTTATTGAGTTGATCTTCTATCGTCTCTTTACCTGAATTATTCCACCAAGGTCTCAAATTGTTTTTAAAATATTGGATAGCATATATTTCATCATAGCCCAACTCAACAAAACGATTTACTTCATTATTGCCTACGCTACCAAAGGGTATGACTGTATTCAAAGCTAGTGATGTGCCATTTGATACGGTAGAAACTTTAGATCCTCTTCTGAAAGCATCAACTGCAGCACCAACAGGAGTGACAAATTGAACTGCACCTGTTTTTTTTAATGCAGCTACATAGAAATATCCCCAATCGATTCGCATATTATCCGCACCCTTTTGTAATATGGGCTGTTCCACAGTACCTGTTTTCAATATTGATAAGTGATCTGTACCATAATTTTGAGCACTTACTTCCTGCGATGGTTTATATACAGCAATATTTGATGAAGCACTTAGAAGCACATCTATAGCGTGCGATTTACCATCGTTAGCCCTTACACTGTAAGTAATGTACGATATTGGTCTAGACAATAATGTCAGGTCATCCATAAGCAAAGGTGATGTAAAAGTAAGCTTAAGATTGACCTTTCCTGCTACAAAGTTATAGATGGTTTGAGTTGCAGTAATCTCCACATCTTTTTGTACCGCTATCTGCACATTTGGTCCGCTTTCTTTCAATTTATCAACCAAACCGAAATCAAGAAACCGCCCACCTGCAGTATTTGCTACATGAATAGCAAGCACATTTTTTCCTTTTTTCAAATCAGCTTTTCTAATTGGCTGATATTGAAAACTATTGGTCCATCCGTTTTTTTGATATACCTTTTTCCCATTCAAAAATACTTCGATATTGTCATCATGATTTATTTTTAAGTAGAGATCATTGATACTCGCAGGATCTGTAATATTAAATGTACGTCTTACCCAAATATGATCTGACTTCCAAAGTGTCTTCACATGTTTTTCATCATCACCAATCGCGGCCATACCTGACTTCCAATGACTCGTATCGTAGTCCGATAATATCCAATCCCCACCAGGTTTAACTTCTGTGTACTGCACGTCATAAGGCTTGGTATCAGACGCATTTAGTATCGTTTTATAATTTGGTTCTTCCTTTCCTAAAAAACGATAGATTTGACCATCTACATTGATTAATCCTAATAGCGAATGATCGGCATCAGTCCAATGTTTAGTCGTTGATTCATTCAGATTATCAGTAGTTGACCATATACTAAAATTCGGGTTGTGCGTAATTAGAGGATATGCAGGCGCTTTCCTATCTTGCCCCTGCACTTGACATATGGCCAAAAAAAAGGTCAAAAAATACCAAATATTTATTTTTTTCAATTCGTTCATCACAGTAATTAGGTTATAAAAAGGATTAAAACATATTATTAAATTCAAATAAGCTAATACCTCAAAAAATAAGTTATTCAAGGAGTATTATGATTCTAAAAAGTATAGCTTAATTTCATTAGTCAAATAACGCTTTAAAAATTCTAAATCAATCGCTACTTCGTATCAATATATGCTCAAATCTTATCATTTTGATATGCTCCAATTACTTGTCCTGAGCAAATATGATGTATCGTGTATATTTCCAACAAACTGTACTTGATAAATGCAATGCCCTTGTCTAAAGAGATCACAAAATAAGGATAAAAAAGAAAGCTGCCCCTCCTAATTGAGTAGACAGCTTTCCTAATCTTTTAAGTAGTATATTTATTAATGAAGATGCTTGCTAAAGAATCCCATCATGGCCTTATAAAATTCAATTTGGTTCTCCTCTTTACCAAATCCATGACCTTCATCATATTTAACCATATAAGGAACATCTACTCCTTTATCACGCAATGCTTTTACAATCTGATCTGCCTCGGCAATTTTGACACGTGGATCATTTGCTCCCTGAACTACAAATAAGGGTGATTTGATCGCATCAATATGGAAAATTGGAGAAACTTCTTTTGCTATAGCTGCTTCATCTTCTTTATCCAGATCATACCAGATCTCATACAACATTTCTTTATACGGTTTCCAATATTCAGGAATTGAGCTCATCAACGTAAAAATATTAGAAACTCCGACATAGTCTACGCCTGCTTTATATAGGTTAGGAGTTTTCGCCAGCCCACGTAACACGGCATATCCTCCATGACTTGCGCCATAAATCGCAACATTGCTTTTGTCAGCCCACCCTTGATCAATGACATATTGTATTCCATCTTCTACATCATCCATAGCTTTACGTCCAATCTGTTTAAAACCAGCTCGAAGAAAATCCTTTCCATAACCACCAGAAATACGGAAATTGACCTGAAGAGTAGCGTATCCACGACTTGCGAAAAGCTGAGTTTCAGGATTAAACCCCCAACTATCGCGTATACCTTGCGGTCCTCCATGAGGATTGACAATCAAAGGTACTCGCTTACCATCAAGAGCTGCTTTTGGCAAAGTAATGTATCCATGCAGTGTTAAACCATCGCGAGATTTAAACGTGATAGGACGCATCACCGCCATATCTTCCTCTTTCAATTGTGGCATCAAATCAACCAATAATGTTGCTTTTCCGCTCTTAGTGTCGTAATGGTAATAGCGTCCATATAATTTATCACTTTGAACAATTACAAGTAATTGATCTTCTTGATCTGTTTTTCCAGAGATAGAAAACTCATAACCTTTAAATTGATTATCTAAGTTACTATATATCTTTTTGAATGTTTCGCTTATGGGTTTGATTACAACTTTTTCACCTTCGTAACCGACAAAATCAATCTCCCAATTGCGTTTTCTTGATAACGAAATTAAATTCGCATCATACTCTTCATTGGAATAAATTTCCTTGATTATTTTCTTATTTTTAAGATCGTACAGCACAATTCTTGATTTATCAGAATCCAAATTGGTCAATACATAAGCTTCATCAAGATTTTTTGAAGCATAATTGAAAGAGACTACATTGAATGTCTCATCCCACTTGGTCGTATGAAACACTTCAAAACTTGTAGTTCCTTGTGGCTTATAGAAATATTGGGTATTGATACCATTAAGCATTTTGCTATATCCACGAAGGTTACCATCTTTATCAAAATCATATCCGACAACAGCATTTGCAGGGTCTTCGTTTGTAAATAGTTTTTCTAAAGCTCCTGTATTGATATTTACTTTGTAAGGTTCAAATACTTGCTTATTATCTTTATTCATTTGGATAATAATATAGTCTTTTTGCTCTTTAAGCATATTCAAGATGGATGCTTGCACATTCTCAAAAGGAGTCAGATCTATATTATTACTTCCATCAATATTTATGGCATATAGATGATAGTTCTCATTACCACCTTGGTCCATAACATAGACCAAACGATCGTCATTGATCCATCCCATACCGCGAATAAGTTCATCTTTCTCTTCGATCGCACGAATTATTTTGCCAGTTTTGACTTCCTTAACCATCACGTGGCGTTTATTCTTGTCATCCTTTTCACGATAAGAGATATACTTGCCATTTGGTGACAATTGAAAAGATGAAAGTTTAGGTTTAGCAAAATAATCCGCTACTTGGTACTTATGATTCCCCTTATCTAAGGCGATAAGTTCTGCTAACTGAGTTTCGGTTGATACCAATGTGGTATCCCCAGGCTTAGTAATCACAGTTTTAGCTAAAACCAAAGGTAGTTTAATACCAGCTTGACTATATGTGCCAGTGATTTTACTATTCTCCAATGTGCCTTCATACTTGATTCCTGCCTGTTCGATATTCAACGCTAGCTGATTGTTTTCAAAAGTTACTGAAGTTAACGGAATACCGACAGCTCCCTGAAGAGGAACATCCATAGTACCTTGAACCACCCCATTCGTCTCTGTCAAATGAAAAATAATACCGACAGCGGTCCCCTGATAATCTAAAGTGCCTGTCCAATCACCTTTAATTTGTGCATTCGTGTTTGACATACTCAAAATTATTAATACAATTGTGTAAAAAATCTGCCTCATAATTAATTAAGTTTTTTTCATTGTTAGTCGTATGTTTTTATGTTATGTTACAATTTATTTTCAAAATATCTAAATTAGATTGCAACACCCATTTATTGCATTTAGATGTTCATTGAATCGTTAAAAATTAAATCACCCCATAAAAACGATGTACTACATCTTAATTGCTAAAAATAGATCATTAAATATAGTCATAATTATAAAAATTCATGGCTATTTTGGCAATTAGGATATAAGGACTGATGATTTTTACAACTATTTCAGTTAAAAATCTGCTATAATTAAAATAATAATGATTTAATAAAATAAACAGATGCGATCAACTATAAAGTATCAAAAGATGAAGTAATATTCGATTCTAAAAAAGCAGCTATGTAAAACTATTAATTTTTATAAATCGCAGATTAATAGGTTTACATAGCTCTCACAGTGATTAAATTTTCACAGGCATTTGAGTGCTAATTGCGATACGATTCCAGCTATTGATGATTACCACTGCCATGATGATCTGTGCAATTACTTCTTCGGAAAAATACAACTTGGCTTGATTATAAGTTTTAGTCGTTAACCCATCGTTACTAATTAAAGTTATCTCCTCAGTCATTGCAAGCAGGGTTTTTTCTTCATCAGTAAAAAGATCTGTATCATGCCATGCATTAAGTAAAAAGATACGTTGAGTAGTTTCACCATTCTTTAAAGCATCCTTGGTATGCATATCAATACAAAAAGCACATCCATTAATTTGCGAAGCTCTGATTTTAATGAGTTCCAAATGTAATTTTGATAAGTCCGTATGAGTTAAATAATTTGATAAACCATACATTGCTTTCCATGCTGCAGGTTGTACGTCCTGAATTTTAATTCTATTTTCCATTTTTTTCAAGTATTAATTGTGATCAATGATCATAAAACAAAATTCATGATTTCATTTTCTAAAAAACTTAAGCTGGTTTAAGAAAGTAATTAGGACCTAACTTTACTATTTTTTTTTCGCAATTCACTCAGGTATTCAGGGGTAAGACCTAAAAATGAAGCTAATAATTTTTGAGGCACGCGTTGTACAAAATCAGGATATTTAGAACAAAACAAATAATAGAAGTCCTCTTTTGATGATCTAGCATATTTCATACGGTAAAGCGAAGCGGAATATGCCCTTTCATAAATTATTCTAAAATATTTTTCCAAGCTTGGTTGATCACTGAGCAAAAAATCAAAATCAGTTTTATGAATCCCTATTAAAGTAGTTTTTTCTAGAGCTTGGATAGAGAATAAGGATTTTTTTCTCTTATTAAAAGCATCAATATCAGTCATCCACCAATTTTCTAAAGCAAATTGTATTGTCTGTTCCACCCCTTTCTCATCAGCATAGAACATCCGTAAACATCCTTTCACTACAAAATATAGGTGGGTACACATTTCTCCCTCATTTAAAAGTAGTTCTCTTTTAGCTGTAGTTATGATATTAAAGGACTTACTTATATGCGTTAGCTGCTCATCATTTAATTCAACATATTTCTTTATATGGTTCAATAATAATTCCATTCTAGGATAACAATTATAAAAATAATGATAGTTCTATCATTAAAATATCATTCATCATGTAAACAACTTGGTTTTTATAAGGCATAAAAATAGTTGTTTTATTTATCCACAATATATGTAAAAATAAGTACAGGAAGATAAGGAAGTTACAAGCTGGTATTGCAAGAGCTGAGAAACGACTTCAAAAAACTAAAATATAAATACCAGCTGTATAGCATCGCAACTTCTTAAAATAAGTCGAGAGATCAGTACAACAAGCAAAGTTGGAAATATAGCTAAAGAAAAAATCTAATTAATTAATCTACTAAGAACATGATATTGTGCATAAAACCTATACAGAAACAGGATCTTGGCGATGACGCTGTAAGTATTGTTTTTTAATGATATACAGTTTATAATAATCATAAAAACCAATAATAAGTAAAACAAAGCAAACAACATAAAACGTTTTATATGTTAAAAATGCAAAAGACAGTCCACTAATCAGTCCACCAGCTACATAAGCTATAACAATGCTGAGAAGTAAATGAAACTTGTCCACCAATGCCTTGTTGTGCCGATTAGATTCTTTTGTAAACATCGATATCAATATCGCTAAATCTGTCGTAAGCCCTGTTAAATGAGTTGTTTTTACCACAAAATTGGAAATAGTGGCAGTTAGACCATTTTGCAACCCCATTGCAAAAAGCAATGCCCCTACCAATACTTCTGTTTCTTGCAAAGAGTCTTTATAAAAGAAATCTAAATAGATACCGACAAATAAAATACTGAATATTTCTAATCCTAACGGAATAGAGTGTGTTAAATAAGTACTAAAACGTCCCTTTCCATGG is a window encoding:
- a CDS encoding glutaminase family protein; its protein translation is MNELKKINIWYFLTFFLAICQVQGQDRKAPAYPLITHNPNFSIWSTTDNLNESTTKHWTDADHSLLGLINVDGQIYRFLGKEEPNYKTILNASDTKPYDVQYTEVKPGGDWILSDYDTSHWKSGMAAIGDDEKHVKTLWKSDHIWVRRTFNITDPASINDLYLKINHDDNIEVFLNGKKVYQKNGWTNSFQYQPIRKADLKKGKNVLAIHVANTAGGRFLDFGLVDKLKESGPNVQIAVQKDVEITATQTIYNFVAGKVNLKLTFTSPLLMDDLTLLSRPISYITYSVRANDGKSHAIDVLLSASSNIAVYKPSQEVSAQNYGTDHLSILKTGTVEQPILQKGADNMRIDWGYFYVAALKKTGAVQFVTPVGAAVDAFRRGSKVSTVSNGTSLALNTVIPFGSVGNNEVNRFVELGYDEIYAIQYFKNNLRPWWNNSGKETIEDQLNKAALDYQSVMDKCAAFDKQVYTDAIKSGGKAYAHLSILAYRQSIAAHTLVKSPANELLWLSKENNSGGFINTVDVTYPSAPLYLIYNPELLKGMLNGIFYFSESGLYPHPWAAHDLGTYPLANGQTYGEPMPVEESGNMIILTAAITKVQQDGRYAKKHWKTLTTWVNYLVQEGFDPKTQLCTDDFAGHLARNANLSVKAIVGIACYAQMAEVLGEIETAKKYRNIAENMVVKWIDLADAGDHYALTFDNKNTWSQKYNLVWDKVLGLNLFPQQVYDTEIKYYLTKQNKFGIPLDSRKAYTKNDWILWTAVFAPNREQFDALIKPVYRHAIETESRVPLNDFYDSNTGIRENFKARSVVGGFYMKILADRLQKK
- a CDS encoding alpha/beta hydrolase family protein, translating into MSNTNAQIKGDWTGTLDYQGTAVGIIFHLTETNGVVQGTMDVPLQGAVGIPLTSVTFENNQLALNIEQAGIKYEGTLENSKITGTYSQAGIKLPLVLAKTVITKPGDTTLVSTETQLAELIALDKGNHKYQVADYFAKPKLSSFQLSPNGKYISYREKDDKNKRHVMVKEVKTGKIIRAIEEKDELIRGMGWINDDRLVYVMDQGGNENYHLYAINIDGSNNIDLTPFENVQASILNMLKEQKDYIIIQMNKDNKQVFEPYKVNINTGALEKLFTNEDPANAVVGYDFDKDGNLRGYSKMLNGINTQYFYKPQGTTSFEVFHTTKWDETFNVVSFNYASKNLDEAYVLTNLDSDKSRIVLYDLKNKKIIKEIYSNEEYDANLISLSRKRNWEIDFVGYEGEKVVIKPISETFKKIYSNLDNQFKGYEFSISGKTDQEDQLLVIVQSDKLYGRYYHYDTKSGKATLLVDLMPQLKEEDMAVMRPITFKSRDGLTLHGYITLPKAALDGKRVPLIVNPHGGPQGIRDSWGFNPETQLFASRGYATLQVNFRISGGYGKDFLRAGFKQIGRKAMDDVEDGIQYVIDQGWADKSNVAIYGASHGGYAVLRGLAKTPNLYKAGVDYVGVSNIFTLMSSIPEYWKPYKEMLYEIWYDLDKEDEAAIAKEVSPIFHIDAIKSPLFVVQGANDPRVKIAEADQIVKALRDKGVDVPYMVKYDEGHGFGKEENQIEFYKAMMGFFSKHLH
- a CDS encoding carboxymuconolactone decarboxylase family protein, translated to MENRIKIQDVQPAAWKAMYGLSNYLTHTDLSKLHLELIKIRASQINGCAFCIDMHTKDALKNGETTQRIFLLNAWHDTDLFTDEEKTLLAMTEEITLISNDGLTTKTYNQAKLYFSEEVIAQIIMAVVIINSWNRIAISTQMPVKI
- a CDS encoding Crp/Fnr family transcriptional regulator, with the protein product MELLLNHIKKYVELNDEQLTHISKSFNIITTAKRELLLNEGEMCTHLYFVVKGCLRMFYADEKGVEQTIQFALENWWMTDIDAFNKRKKSLFSIQALEKTTLIGIHKTDFDFLLSDQPSLEKYFRIIYERAYSASLYRMKYARSSKEDFYYLFCSKYPDFVQRVPQKLLASFLGLTPEYLSELRKKNSKVRS
- a CDS encoding YoaK family protein, with the translated sequence MLRKYSNHRTIQDNIKLGALTAFSAGMVNVASVIVFFSFTSNVTGYYAIFAQEIAKGNWYQGAVVLFWILLFLVGSMLSNMIIIHGKGRFSTYLTHSIPLGLEIFSILFVGIYLDFFYKDSLQETEVLVGALLFAMGLQNGLTATISNFVVKTTHLTGLTTDLAILISMFTKESNRHNKALVDKFHLLLSIVIAYVAGGLISGLSFAFLTYKTFYVVCFVLLIIGFYDYYKLYIIKKQYLQRHRQDPVSV